The DNA sequence CATATGTGGTTTGACAACAAGACCTTTGAAGCTGACACCACAGAAGACCAATCTGGAACAGCAATGGAAAAGGTGCTTTTTTGTAATATGTGATCCCGGAAGACCCATGCCCCCTACACCCTTGGCCAAAATCCTCACAAACAGATTTTTGAATTCTGGCCGAAAGTGCCATTTTACAAGGTGTAaatctttgttgttgttgctgttataACAACACTGAATATTGATATACATAGGGACACACAGCTAATTCATTCATATATTTTTGCCATCTCATTTTTGCAATTACACATAGTATTTACCTAACCTGACCAATGGCAGAAAGCTCTAAAGTTTGTCCCATGAACGGCTTTGAGCTATATACATTAAAATTACACACCACTATGGATTTTAatgcagttttttttccttttatttgTAGACAGAGACCTGGACCGCCCTAGGACGTATAGCTGGACTGTGTAACAGAGCTGAGTTTGTGTCTGGACAGGATAACGTAGCTGTGCTGAGACGGTAAGTTACCATCTATGTTGGCTACTGCCACATGCAATGCTACATGACCATCTTCGTTcaatatatatgttttttcctacaaaccaagatatattggtttgtaggaaaaaaacacgcgaactaccgtttcatctctacaagcctgtttcgtggttgcccactcatcaggagatttataTATAGCTGCTGTAGTAACAAATGTCTAAGAATTCTAAAAGTGTCTTCTTGTTGAACTAAAATAATTTAACATTGTTATGATGTTTGCAGGGATACTATGGGGGGTAATGCCTCAGAAGCTGCCCTTCTCAAATGTGTTGAGCTTCAAGTTGGAAGCGTTACAAAAATGAGAGAAGAGTTCCATAGAGTGGCAGAGATCCCCTTCAACTCCACCAACAAGTATCACGTCTCTATCCACGAGATCAATGATGAGAACTCGACATATTCGCATCACTTGCTGATGAAAGGAGCCCCTGAACGTGTGTTGGACCGCTGCAGCACTATTCTCATCAAGGGAGAATTAATGCCTTTGGATGATGATATGAAGCAGGCGTTTGAGATGGCATATCTTGATCTAGGCGGCATGGGAGAGCGTGTCTTAGGCTTTGCACAGCATTATTTGGATAAGGAGAACTTCCCAATCGGCTTCGAATTCGAGACTGATGAAGTAAGTATACCTTACCATGTAACTCTATACTCAAAGATTCACCCCAGCTAGACACCCCCTTCTTTATAGACACAATAGTGATGTGCCTTCCTCCAAACTATAAAGCAATATCTATAATATATTTAGTAGAAGGACAGTTTGAAAGCCCCAAAAAGCCATATTAGTATATACTTGTCGGGAACTTTATAAGAACGCGCGCTCTGATCGGTTCGCTGTCTGGGAATAATAGACAGTATTCACCGCTAAAACGCGGAATAATAAGTCGATTTGTGAAACTtccatataaaaaaaaacttgcgtTTTTGCACCCGAAGTTATCGAGCTTCCCATTGAAACGggatttttgttaaaattgatttagaTAATTTGTCCTTTACGGGAAATCGGCTTCAAACTtcctgtgttttgacaatttgaaattttatttgcgaTAAACAATAGCAGCACATCGTCACTCTATACCAAGGAAAACGACAAGTTATTCTGAGTTAGGCCTGCATGCATAATGTATCACAATCAAGAGAAGTTTTTCAGTGAATGTACCTTATCGTCTGTGGAGgattcaaaacaaaagaaatcgtTTCTACGATCAAATTCGTGAAAACGACGTGTCAAACGGGACTAAATTTGGATACAAAATAATTTTGGTCAAAATTCGTATATTGTCTTTATTGGAGGTTCTGTATTTCGTGGTGGTTAAAAGCATTGTGTGGATAACAGAATGGATTTGGTGTCCTCAATGTTCAGAGCGAGAACATTAACAAAACTGTCAGAAGCGATACCTCGTTTCGCGGGACCATTAAGGTGAAAAAAGTTGGGAATTCGATAGAATAATTACAGCAAAATGTATCTTGTTCGGTCCCCGCCAAGAATATACTTAAACAATTATTATGCTCATTTTGGCGAACAGCGGTGGATAGTCCACCACTATTCACTTCGCTTTTGGTGAATAATTGTTGATTATATGTGGCTGCCTACGTAATGTCGGTatgatttattattttcttaaaagcCAGAGTTTGTGCATACACCTTGTTAAACTGTATAATCTAGTTGTGTCTGGTATAACCTTGACTCTGTGTCCTTGTTAATTAGCCCAACTTCCCAGTGGAAGGCCTCTGCTTTGTGGGTCTTATGTCCATGATTGACCCGCCCCGAGCTGCTGTGCCGGATGCTGTCGCTAAGTGCCGCAGTGCTGGTATTAAGGTCTTCATGGTGACTGGTGACCACCCTAtcacggctaaagccatcgcTCAGGGTGTTGGCATCATCTCTGAAGGTTTGTTGCGAGAATCCAATGTAGTCTTATCCTGTGTAGCCGTAGTGCATTATCCTGTGTGTAGTAGTGTGGGGTGTCTtgagtttttctctctttcttgATAGACAGAATTACTTAATATCGTTGAATTGAGGTCAAAATTACGCATGGTAGAAAAGATTTGTATCTTGAAGTCGAAAATATATCGTTGTATCCAATTGACGTTAGATCGAGGTAATTTGTTATACATTTGCTATTTCCGCCGGGAGAAAGGAACGTCATCGTAAAATCAaggttatcgtaaaatccagtcTCCACTGTAGTAATAATGTGTGATTTCATATTCATACCCCAGTGAGGGAATGGCCGAATACAGTGTCGTGAAAAAGCAGGGGTTTTAATGACTTGAAAGCGGCACTGAAAGATCCCCgggatttccaatttttttcttggctTATGGAACTTTTCTGAAATCCAAtcttttgttatttataaTCTGCACTTTGTCCAATGTGGCTTTGTTGTGTTTTAGGTACAGAAACTGTTGAAGACATTTCTCTTCGACTCGAGATACCTGTTGAAGAAGTAGACAAGTCTCAGGCCGACGCTATCGTTGTTCATGGTGGAGAACTTAAGGTTGATATGATTTGATTGTTTTAATTAATCGTTAAAAAAGACTGGCGATAGAATAAAAAAGGGTGTCTCGCCGTATGATAGCACATCCTCTGTAACTTGTTGTTGTGTAGATCATGTTTCTCGTGGCTTCTATGCATTTGTTAAGGATTTTTTTCCCAACGCTCATCCCAGTTGAAATGGCAATTATTTCCAGGCAAAACCTTAGGACGTTTTTTGCCTAAATAGTTTTGTAGTTACTCATTCACTTTTTTGTAGTACAGCACACCTACTGTATGCCCATTGCCTCATTTTCGAGTGTTCAATTTTTTCTTCGCTCAAAAAGAAACTTTGTGGTGATCGCCCACAAATTAAGCATGCGAATCGAGTCATACCAACTACTAATTTTGTGCAGGACATGACTGACAAAGACATAGATGACATCTTGAAGAATCACAAAGAGATCGTTTTTGCAAGAACTTCACCACAGCAGAAGTTAATCATTGTAGAGGGCTGCCAGAGAAATGGGGCGATTGTAGCAGTAACTGGTGACGGTGTCAATGACTCTCCTGCCCTGAAAAAGGCAGATATCGGAATCGCTATGGGTATTTCTGGCTCGGATGTATCCAAGCAGGCCGCTGACATGATCCTTCTTGATGATAACTTTGCTTCAATCGTCACTGGTGTTGAAGAAGGTGAGCTGCGTTACGAGTAATTTTTGAGGGTGGAGCTATATCTAGCTCCTTACAAATGGAACGCTAGACTTCCCCGAAAGCCGAAGTAAATCTGTAGTAAATCTGCACCTTGCGTGAGAACTGGCCGCGTTTTTCATTCCCCCTTTCGGTGACTTGACCAttgtgctgttgttgttgttatcatttattttttaatgtctTTCTTTGGTCAATAATGAATAAGTTTTTACAAAACACACGTGAACGTACGTATATGTAAGGAATTCTCACGTTTCACTTTGGTATCTCCTCATTTCGCAGGTCGCCTTATCTTCGACAACTTGAAGAAGTCCATCGCATACACCCTGACCAGTAACATCCCGGAAATCACGCCCTTCCTCATGTTCATCGTGGCCGGAATCCCCCAACCCTTGGGTACCATCACTATCCTGTGCATTGATCTCGGTACCGACATGGTGCCCGCCATCTCACTCGCGTACGAAGAGGCCGAGAGTGACATTATGAAGAGAATGCCTCGTGACCCTCGCACGGAAAAGCTTGTCAACGAGAGGTAGGATTTCATCCCGAGACAGGCATATTAAAAGCATATTTATTCTAAAATTACTTTGACATTGAACATTCTATAAATGTTCGTTTTAAGTGTGTCTTTTCTCTGCGTGTaattctttgttgttgtttttttgtttttttcttttgcagatTAATCTCCATGACCTATGGTCAGATTGGTTTTATGCAGGTGAGATAGTCAACATTGCGAGTTTTTGGTCGCCATTAGTTCCATTGTTGATTttgttgttatcatcatcCCTGTTCATGTTGTTGATACTGTTGTTGTAAGTGGAAGTGGTGAGGTCGCTGTTGTCGTTACTTTCatcgttgttgttgatgattttGTTAGTTCCATTGTTGATTTTGTTGTTATCATCCCTGTTCATGTTATTAATACTGTTGTTGTAAGTGGAAGTGGTGAGGACgctgttgtcgttgttgtcgTTACTTTCATCGTTGTTGTTTGTTgatgattttgtttttattgttgttgtggtggccgcatttgttattgtttcttttgttgGTGGTGATCGTGGTGTCGCTACtcctgttcttgttgttggtTTGGAAGATAATACACTGATATTTCAACGATTGCCCGTGTTCTGTACACAAACGTCATGGCCGTAGAGTTGTTGTTTGTCACATGCCGCCGTAGAAATCTTACGATAATCAATCTTGTTATCACTAGGCATCCGCTGGTTTCTTGACTTATTTTGTCATCATGGCCGAGAATGGCTTCTTGCCCGGAGATCTATTTAATATCCGTGGTCTTTGGGAAGACAAGACAAACAACACCCTACTAGACAGCTATGGACAAGAATGGGTAAGAGAAATACAATTGCTATCTCCCCTGTACTTGTAAAACATAGCTTGTTCATATGCGTCTCTTTGTTTATACAGCGCCTTGGCAAAAGGCGGAGTTTGCTCATTAACCCAGGATGGGTTTAAGGGGCAGTGTcattgacttatgagcttttggtaaaagtgggagacttaaattcaaaggaaatgaccacaaactgtcaataatcATAAATGTCAATGAAATATTGCTATTATTTAAACAAGTTGCATTGACAGCTTTAAGTTTAACTATTTGTAAACAAtgaaaagcctacaataaacagtgactccagacatgcgcaggaCCATGACGCTGCCCATTAAAAGCTTTGGAGCTACCGTTCGCTTTGGATctaaaaagagaaagagaaatgGGCTTAAAGCTGTTGTATGCTGCAATAATAATTACTTAACAACTTAGGCCATGGCGTGTTAGCGTACCGGTAGCGTAGTTACGCAGAGCCGTAACTGGCCTAGGAATATTGTGGGgacacgatacagaaacattaagaaaacaatggggggcacagccacgcccctactggtcatttccatatttttgtttcaaatatttgggggggacTAGAACTGAATTAAAAGACTGTTCGCTCTATGATCTTTGCAGGGATACGCCCAGCGGAAGGTTCTCGAATTCACTTGCCACTCCGCTTTCTTCGTGAGTATCGTGGTGGTGCAGTGGGCGGACCTTATTATCTGTAAGACAAGAAggaactccatcatcacacaGAAGATGAAGTACGTATACACTCAGTCATGGCTTTTTACGCTCGTGTTTCcaacacaacaaaaaagaGTTGTCCAGTGCATTTACGAAAATGAATCGTGTATTctattgttatttatgagagCTAACGGTTTCTCGAGAAGGTACAGTATAGCCTCTTCTAAAAAATTGGCTGAGAAGTGTTTATCACAAAATTGTACCAGCTTGCATCGCGCGCATTTATACCTTCGATATGTTGCAAGCATGAAATTACGTTTATGAACTGCTGATATAGTATGCTAGTTAAATATTAACCCATTTTTTCAAACCTGCTATTATTTACTTTTCGAAGTAAATAATGATTTTAGCGTTATGCGCGTTTCGAGAGAAAGCGTTTCCAGAGAGCTGACAGCTTAACAAGTTTGTGCTTGTAAACGCTTAATTCCCTTGTGATAATTCTCTTCTCAGCAACCACATTTTGATTATCGGCTTGATATTTGAGACGGCTCTTGCTGCATTCTTGCTCTACACACCAGGATTGTCAACAGCGCTCTCCCTCTACGGACTCAAGTAAGTCACCAATTCTGCACGTGCAggctgagggggggaggggggggggctgggggtgcgcagtcataggtatcatatggaaaaagcatagtatttgaagataccttaataagaaatgacccccTTTTTTGTCcgccaaagggggggggggggggggggggtgcgcgcccTGTGTACACGAATGCTTTCCCCAGTCTCCTTCGACTCCAAATCTATACGCGCTCTCACTTTTTCCTCACTAAGGGGCTAGATTATGACACAACTTGTGCTGAAGACCCTAAGtcgtattattattttttgttgttgtcgttgttttgTTGTCTGGTTGGATTAGGGGGACTCCCCATGTTTTAGTTTGATCGGGCGAGGAGGGTAAAGGCTGATGCACAAAGGAACTGAGCAGCCCAAACAGCGCCACTCAAGAGTTCACCCTAGAGTATTAGACAATTCTACAACTCAAGTTGCAGGCAGTAAATTAGCCCACGACTCCGCTACTCGACTACTCTGTCGTGGTTGTAATTCAGGGTTATGACATTGTAGACAGgccgcatacgactaaatcgtgctgtctaaatcggCCTCAAGAGTATCCCCTTTATC is a window from the Nematostella vectensis chromosome 9, jaNemVect1.1, whole genome shotgun sequence genome containing:
- the LOC5507906 gene encoding sodium/potassium-transporting ATPase subunit alpha-2; this encodes MADNEQTGEKAELEDIQLQDMQEAHGKQASHPVSSEPPEEPSDSTKKALITKGSKREKKKGNKEKKLDDLKQELEVDWHKVPLEALVNRLDSSVEKGLSQEEAEVRLERDGPNCLTPPPTTPEWVKFLKLLFGGFSLLLWVGAIFCYIVYSIKMSVEEEPPQDDLYLGVTLTFVVVVTACFSYYQESKSSKIMDSFKNMVPQEATILRDGKKVVKNAEQVVIGDIIFVAIGDRVPADIRVIESKGFKVDNSSLTGESEPQARGPEFTHENPLETKNLAFFSTNAVEGTCTGIVVQTGDNTVMGRIAGLASGLGSGKTPIAIEIGHFIHIITGVAVALGVTFFIISLVLGYTILQAVIFLIGIIVANVPEGLLATVTVCLTLTAKRMAAKNCLVKNLEAVETLGSTSTICSDKTGTLTQNRMTVAHMWFDNKTFEADTTEDQSGTAMEKTETWTALGRIAGLCNRAEFVSGQDNVAVLRRDTMGGNASEAALLKCVELQVGSVTKMREEFHRVAEIPFNSTNKYHVSIHEINDENSTYSHHLLMKGAPERVLDRCSTILIKGELMPLDDDMKQAFEMAYLDLGGMGERVLGFAQHYLDKENFPIGFEFETDEPNFPVEGLCFVGLMSMIDPPRAAVPDAVAKCRSAGIKVFMVTGDHPITAKAIAQGVGIISEGTETVEDISLRLEIPVEEVDKSQADAIVVHGGELKDMTDKDIDDILKNHKEIVFARTSPQQKLIIVEGCQRNGAIVAVTGDGVNDSPALKKADIGIAMGISGSDVSKQAADMILLDDNFASIVTGVEEGRLIFDNLKKSIAYTLTSNIPEITPFLMFIVAGIPQPLGTITILCIDLGTDMVPAISLAYEEAESDIMKRMPRDPRTEKLVNERLISMTYGQIGFMQASAGFLTYFVIMAENGFLPGDLFNIRGLWEDKTNNTLLDSYGQEWGYAQRKVLEFTCHSAFFVSIVVVQWADLIICKTRRNSIITQKMNNHILIIGLIFETALAAFLLYTPGLSTALSLYGLNASWWFIGVPYSILIFVYDEVRRYILRKYPGGWVEQETYY